A window of Pseudodesulfovibrio hydrargyri contains these coding sequences:
- a CDS encoding DNA-methyltransferase, which yields MPNKKAFSNIARDWEQLRSMGNHEKKDLSDKVTYILSDAIQWLTEIEPNTLHAVVTDPPYGLIEYQDKDHEKLKKGNGGVWRIPPSFDGAKRNPLPRFTVLSKEEIAGLYNFFGALAYGLQRALVPGGHIFIASNPLLSSYTFHAFQQTGLEKRAEVIRLVQTLRGGDRPKNAEKEFPDISVMPRSCWEPWGVFRKPLEGTVAKNLRKWGTGGLRRKSKREPFKDVITCSPTRGIEKKIAPHPSLKPQRFLRQIVRAALPMGEGIIYDPFAGSGSTLAAAEALGYHAIGTDRDFSYYQMGCEAFAKLVEIKVS from the coding sequence GTGCCAAACAAAAAGGCTTTTTCAAATATCGCACGCGATTGGGAACAGTTGCGGTCAATGGGAAACCACGAGAAGAAAGATTTATCTGACAAAGTGACCTATATCCTGTCGGATGCGATCCAGTGGCTGACGGAAATTGAACCCAATACACTTCACGCCGTTGTGACAGATCCGCCGTATGGATTGATTGAATACCAAGATAAAGACCACGAGAAACTAAAGAAGGGCAACGGTGGCGTTTGGAGAATTCCTCCGTCTTTTGATGGCGCAAAGCGAAATCCCTTGCCCCGGTTTACCGTCTTGTCGAAAGAGGAAATTGCAGGGCTGTATAACTTTTTTGGCGCACTGGCATACGGCTTACAACGAGCGCTTGTGCCTGGCGGACACATCTTCATTGCCTCGAACCCACTTTTGTCATCATACACCTTTCATGCGTTTCAGCAGACCGGCCTAGAAAAACGGGCCGAGGTCATTCGCCTTGTCCAAACATTACGGGGGGGCGATCGGCCGAAAAACGCTGAAAAGGAATTTCCCGACATTTCCGTGATGCCAAGATCGTGCTGGGAACCATGGGGAGTATTCAGAAAGCCTCTTGAAGGGACTGTGGCGAAAAACTTGCGTAAGTGGGGAACCGGTGGATTACGAAGGAAATCGAAAAGGGAACCTTTTAAGGACGTGATTACCTGCTCTCCTACACGGGGTATTGAAAAAAAGATTGCTCCGCATCCATCTCTCAAGCCCCAACGCTTTTTACGGCAAATTGTTAGAGCGGCTTTGCCGATGGGGGAAGGGATAATATACGATCCTTTCGCTGGCAGTGGGTCCACCCTTGCGGCGGCCGAAGCTCTGGGGTATCACGCCATAGGAACGGATCGGGATTTTTCATATTATCAAATGGGTTGTGAAGCATTTGCAAAGTTGGTCGAAATAAAGGTGAGTTAG
- the trpA gene encoding tryptophan synthase subunit alpha, whose amino-acid sequence MNKMQVKIEEARSQGKVGLIPFLPAGFPDREQFWKEMEELDAAGASVIEIGMPFSDPVADGPVVEKASLQCLEDGINLTWILTELKKRKGQFKAALLLMGYLNPVYQYGLDKFGADCEAAGVSGLIIADMPLEESQFVKDAIEPHNVALVPLVGLNTTKERMKLYADGAQGFCYFVSVLGTTGQRESLPARIKEKLAEAKEVFDIPVALGFGIKHPDQLKEFDGLMDAAVFGSALISHIESGHSSDSFMEPWK is encoded by the coding sequence ATGAATAAAATGCAAGTGAAGATAGAAGAGGCCCGGAGCCAAGGGAAGGTCGGGCTCATTCCGTTCCTGCCCGCCGGGTTTCCGGACCGCGAGCAATTCTGGAAGGAGATGGAGGAGCTCGACGCGGCGGGCGCGTCCGTCATCGAGATCGGCATGCCCTTCTCCGACCCCGTGGCCGACGGCCCGGTGGTCGAAAAGGCGTCTCTCCAATGTCTTGAGGACGGCATCAACCTGACCTGGATTCTGACCGAGCTCAAGAAGCGCAAGGGCCAATTCAAGGCCGCCCTGCTGCTCATGGGCTATCTCAACCCGGTCTACCAGTACGGCCTGGACAAGTTCGGCGCGGACTGCGAAGCCGCCGGGGTGTCCGGACTGATCATCGCGGACATGCCCCTTGAGGAATCCCAATTCGTCAAGGACGCGATAGAACCCCACAACGTCGCCCTCGTCCCCCTGGTCGGCCTGAACACCACCAAGGAGCGCATGAAGCTCTACGCCGACGGCGCCCAAGGGTTCTGCTACTTCGTGTCCGTGCTCGGCACCACCGGCCAGCGCGAGTCCCTGCCCGCGCGCATCAAGGAAAAACTGGCCGAGGCCAAGGAAGTCTTCGACATCCCCGTCGCCCTCGGCTTCGGCATCAAGCACCCGGACCAGCTCAAAGAGTTCGACGGCCTCATGGACGCCGCCGTGTTCGGCTCCGCCCTCATCTCCCACATCGAATCCGGCCACTCCAGCGACTCCTTTATGGAGCCGTGGAAGTAA
- the trpB gene encoding tryptophan synthase subunit beta, whose protein sequence is MKKGYFGDFGGQFIPELLMPPLIELEEAMKTILPSEEFQTRFTNMLKENVGRPSAITYCPNLSKDLGLDLWLKREDLNHSGAHKINNTLGQGLLAKMMGKDVLLAETGAGMHGVATTVAAAMLDMKAVIYMGATDVVRQAPNVGRMRLMGAEIVAVESGTKTLKDAINAALRRWLSDQETTHYCFGTAAGPHPFPTLVREFQQIISKEAREQFMARNEGKLPDVVVACVGGGSNAIGMFHNFVPDESVRIVGVEAAGTGEPGCYSSAPIDHGTDGVLHGMMTKLLQTKDGQIEPSHSIAPGLDYPGVGPEHAHLDAIGRVDYTTINDSQAINAFKVLSRREGIIPALESSHAVAYAIENREQLQGKSVLVCLSGRGDKDLGILDQIL, encoded by the coding sequence ATGAAGAAAGGATACTTCGGCGATTTCGGCGGGCAGTTCATCCCCGAGCTGCTCATGCCGCCGCTCATCGAGCTCGAAGAGGCCATGAAGACCATCCTCCCCAGCGAGGAGTTTCAGACCCGCTTCACGAACATGCTCAAGGAAAACGTGGGCCGCCCGTCGGCCATCACCTACTGCCCGAACCTGTCCAAGGACCTCGGCCTGGACCTCTGGCTCAAGCGCGAGGACCTCAACCACTCGGGCGCGCACAAGATCAACAACACCCTGGGCCAGGGGCTGCTGGCCAAGATGATGGGCAAGGACGTCCTCCTGGCCGAGACCGGCGCGGGCATGCACGGCGTGGCCACCACGGTCGCCGCCGCCATGCTCGACATGAAGGCCGTCATCTACATGGGGGCCACCGACGTGGTCCGCCAGGCCCCCAACGTGGGCCGCATGCGCCTCATGGGCGCGGAGATCGTGGCCGTGGAGTCCGGCACCAAGACCCTCAAGGACGCCATCAACGCGGCCCTGCGCCGCTGGCTGTCCGACCAGGAGACCACCCACTACTGCTTCGGCACCGCCGCCGGGCCGCACCCCTTCCCCACCCTGGTCCGCGAGTTCCAGCAGATCATTTCCAAGGAGGCGCGCGAACAGTTCATGGCCCGCAATGAAGGCAAGCTGCCCGACGTGGTCGTGGCCTGCGTGGGCGGCGGGTCCAACGCCATCGGCATGTTCCACAACTTCGTCCCGGACGAATCCGTCAGGATCGTGGGCGTCGAGGCCGCCGGAACCGGCGAGCCGGGCTGCTACAGCTCCGCGCCCATCGACCACGGCACCGACGGCGTGCTGCACGGCATGATGACCAAGCTGCTCCAGACCAAGGACGGCCAGATCGAGCCGTCCCACTCCATCGCGCCCGGGCTGGACTACCCCGGCGTGGGCCCGGAACACGCCCACCTCGACGCCATCGGCCGCGTGGACTACACGACCATCAACGATTCCCAGGCCATCAACGCCTTCAAGGTCCTGTCAAGGCGCGAAGGCATCATCCCGGCCCTGGAATCGTCCCACGCCGTGGCCTACGCCATCGAGAACCGGGAACAACTGCAAGGCAAGTCCGTGCTCGTCTGCCTGTCCGGACGCGGCGACAAGGACCTGGGGATACTCGACCAGATTCTGTAA
- a CDS encoding phosphoribosylanthranilate isomerase codes for MARPLVKVCGMTRMQDVELCVSLGVDLLGFIFHPKSPRNADPDFVASVKTGRASKVGVFVNQTAEEVLETMDRCGLHAAQLHGGQDVDFCWKIGPDRVIRAFWPDTYPSPQALLRDLENYSETCGHFLLDAGTKGQGGTGKSIDLAMLQDIEIQTPWFLAGGLGPDNIREALAVNPSGLDINSGVEKTPGIKDETKLREVFRILAEME; via the coding sequence ATGGCACGCCCCCTGGTCAAGGTCTGCGGCATGACCCGCATGCAAGACGTCGAGCTCTGCGTAAGCCTCGGCGTGGACCTGCTCGGGTTCATCTTCCACCCCAAGAGCCCCCGCAACGCGGACCCGGACTTCGTGGCCTCGGTCAAGACCGGCAGGGCCTCCAAGGTCGGGGTGTTCGTCAACCAGACCGCCGAAGAGGTCCTTGAGACCATGGACCGCTGCGGGCTGCACGCGGCCCAGCTGCACGGCGGACAGGACGTGGACTTCTGCTGGAAGATCGGCCCGGACCGGGTCATCCGGGCCTTCTGGCCCGACACCTACCCCTCGCCCCAGGCCCTGCTGCGGGACCTCGAGAACTACTCCGAGACCTGCGGCCACTTCCTCCTGGACGCGGGGACCAAAGGCCAGGGCGGCACCGGCAAATCCATTGATCTTGCGATGCTGCAAGACATTGAAATACAAACACCTTGGTTCCTTGCGGGCGGCCTCGGCCCGGACAATATCCGCGAGGCCCTGGCCGTGAACCCATCCGGCCTGGACATCAATTCCGGCGTGGAAAAGACGCCGGGCATCAAGGACGAGACCAAGCTGCGGGAAGTCTTCCGGATTCTCGCGGAAATGGAATAA
- a CDS encoding indole-3-glycerol phosphate synthase TrpC — protein MLDKFREAKRLEIESLHKDFAAGRIPAAYQGERPSFVEAIRAKGPGAIIAEFKPASPSRGVLGENLNPLDYADTYAANGAAAISVLTEHVYFKGSPDFLFMMNGPGLPLLRKDFIFDPLQVAMTASSPASAVLLIARMCDDAAHLRQLIDIARMPGLAPVVEIFDQADLDRAREAGADIIQVNNRDLDTLTTTLDQGRRFIKQKREGELWICASGVDTRAQVEEMAALGFDAILIGTSLMEADDPGAKLAELTGV, from the coding sequence ATGCTGGATAAATTCAGAGAAGCCAAGCGGCTCGAGATCGAGTCGCTGCACAAGGACTTCGCTGCCGGACGCATCCCGGCCGCCTACCAGGGCGAGCGCCCCTCGTTCGTCGAGGCCATCCGGGCCAAGGGCCCGGGCGCGATCATCGCCGAGTTCAAGCCCGCCAGTCCCAGCCGGGGCGTACTCGGCGAGAACCTGAACCCCCTCGACTATGCGGACACCTACGCCGCCAACGGGGCCGCGGCCATCTCCGTGCTGACCGAACACGTCTACTTCAAGGGCTCCCCGGACTTCCTGTTCATGATGAACGGGCCGGGCCTGCCCCTGCTGCGCAAGGACTTCATCTTCGATCCGCTCCAGGTGGCCATGACCGCCTCCAGTCCGGCCTCGGCCGTGCTGCTCATCGCCCGCATGTGCGACGACGCCGCCCACCTCAGGCAGCTCATCGACATCGCCCGCATGCCCGGCCTGGCCCCGGTGGTCGAGATATTCGACCAAGCGGACCTGGACCGGGCCCGCGAGGCCGGGGCCGACATCATCCAGGTCAACAACCGCGACCTGGACACCCTGACCACCACCCTCGACCAGGGCCGCCGCTTCATCAAGCAGAAGCGCGAAGGCGAGCTGTGGATCTGCGCCAGCGGCGTGGACACCCGCGCCCAGGTCGAGGAAATGGCTGCCCTGGGCTTCGACGCCATCCTCATCGGCACCTCCCTGATGGAGGCCGACGACCCGGGCGCCAAGCTGGCCGAACTGACGGGGGTTTAG
- the trpD gene encoding anthranilate phosphoribosyltransferase produces the protein MTISEILDTLAQGKALRDDQADFMFAELMGGKMTEAQAGAFLMGLRAKGEDSTDLAAGVRAVVSHARKIPGFDGNRPEPVVDTCGTGGDGQCSFNCSTAVSLFLADMGYTIAKHGNRALSSSCGSADALEALGIPLEQTPEEAAAGLEKYHFAFLFAPAYHPAFKYIMPVRKQLGIRTLFNFMGPLTNPARPSHQLLGVGDAERLFLMGETLLLTGVKRALIFAGAGGFDELTTWGVNRGYVIDDGRMDKAVVDPAALGFPRHAPEDVRVDGKDDAVAKLRDILAGNGPEPMMDMVALNLAGCLNLLDKGTMAECADIARDVVHEGLKKGLPYAG, from the coding sequence ATGACCATATCCGAAATACTCGACACCCTGGCCCAGGGCAAAGCCCTGCGCGACGACCAGGCGGACTTCATGTTCGCCGAGCTCATGGGCGGCAAGATGACCGAGGCCCAGGCCGGGGCCTTCCTCATGGGGCTGCGCGCCAAGGGCGAGGACTCCACCGATCTGGCCGCGGGCGTGCGCGCGGTGGTCTCCCACGCGCGCAAGATCCCCGGCTTCGACGGCAACCGGCCCGAGCCGGTGGTCGACACCTGCGGCACGGGCGGCGACGGCCAGTGCTCCTTCAACTGCTCCACGGCCGTGTCCCTGTTCCTGGCGGACATGGGCTACACCATCGCCAAGCACGGCAACCGCGCCCTGTCCTCGTCCTGCGGCTCGGCCGACGCCCTGGAGGCCCTGGGCATCCCCCTGGAGCAGACCCCGGAAGAGGCCGCAGCTGGGCTTGAGAAATACCACTTCGCCTTCCTGTTCGCGCCCGCCTACCACCCGGCCTTCAAGTACATCATGCCCGTGCGCAAGCAGCTCGGCATCCGCACCCTGTTCAACTTCATGGGCCCGCTGACCAACCCGGCCCGGCCCTCGCACCAGCTGCTCGGCGTGGGCGACGCGGAACGCCTCTTCCTCATGGGCGAGACCCTGCTGCTGACCGGCGTGAAGCGGGCGCTCATCTTCGCGGGCGCGGGCGGCTTCGACGAGCTGACCACCTGGGGCGTGAACCGGGGCTACGTCATCGACGACGGCCGCATGGACAAGGCCGTGGTCGATCCGGCCGCCCTGGGCTTCCCGCGCCACGCCCCCGAGGACGTGCGCGTGGACGGCAAGGACGACGCCGTGGCCAAGCTCCGGGACATCCTGGCGGGCAACGGCCCGGAACCCATGATGGACATGGTGGCCCTCAATCTGGCAGGCTGCCTCAACCTGTTGGACAAGGGCACCATGGCCGAATGCGCGGACATCGCCCGCGACGTGGTTCACGAAGGTTTGAAGAAAGGACTTCCCTATGCTGGATAA
- a CDS encoding anthranilate synthase component II, whose protein sequence is MFLLIDNFDSFTFNLVQAFQQLGADPVVIRNDREKVLELAGSGELERVCLSPGPSNPQNAGFCLEFLARLPKEVPVLGVCLGHQTLGHFAGAPVKRAERIMHGKTSEVFHEGQSVFKGLPSPFTVCRYHSLIVPAEKAADRIEVTARTDQGEVMGLQYKDRPWHGVQFHPESILTPEGPKLLQNFLNIKG, encoded by the coding sequence ATGTTTTTGCTGATCGATAATTTCGACTCCTTCACCTTCAATCTGGTGCAGGCCTTCCAGCAGCTCGGCGCCGACCCGGTGGTCATCCGCAACGACCGCGAAAAGGTCCTGGAACTGGCCGGAAGCGGCGAGCTCGAACGCGTCTGCCTGTCGCCCGGCCCGAGCAACCCGCAGAACGCGGGCTTCTGCCTGGAGTTCCTGGCCCGGCTGCCCAAGGAGGTCCCGGTGCTCGGCGTCTGCCTGGGGCACCAGACCCTGGGGCACTTCGCGGGCGCGCCGGTTAAGCGCGCCGAGCGGATCATGCACGGCAAGACCTCCGAGGTCTTCCACGAGGGCCAGAGCGTGTTCAAGGGACTGCCCTCGCCGTTCACGGTCTGCCGCTACCACTCGCTCATCGTCCCGGCCGAGAAGGCCGCGGACAGGATCGAGGTCACGGCCCGCACCGACCAGGGCGAGGTCATGGGGCTGCAGTACAAGGACCGCCCCTGGCACGGCGTGCAGTTCCACCCGGAATCCATCCTCACCCCCGAAGGCCCCAAGCTTCTGCAAAACTTCCTGAACATCAAAGGATAA
- a CDS encoding anthranilate synthase component I family protein produces MQKITLTQHGKWLPADVQTTISLYMGLVGDQPGILLESAEVDGRLGRYSLIAFDYRLMLHPVDGKLVVDIKDDRLAPLKELEGMDYLPGLKEVLKNLTIEQRTTGGNPRDGLPGLTRGLYGYFGYGTAGMFERKLKDVCKPEDAEACLILPGQLVLFDHLRHSCCYLSLDEGATPRPAPVQWSADLNAPEAGEPTVFPGKEAHMATVERCKELITEGECIQVVPSIRFSVPLSDEPFKIYRRLRQANPSPFLFYMKFPDSPTMGKTRNTTLLGSSPEMMARSAAGQLEVRPIAGTRWRGETEEEDNRLEADLLADPKERAEHVMLVDLGRNDLGRISKPGTVTVEKFMNVERFSHVMHLTSYVRGQLKDGLDAIDVLQATFPAGTLSGAPKIRAMEIIADVEPQERGPYGGCIGWLGLDDDVVSLDTGITIRSMWIRDGQCHWQAGGGIVYDSDPEAEWNECNNKARVILEVITGKGGTDVFADR; encoded by the coding sequence ATGCAGAAAATCACCCTCACGCAGCACGGCAAATGGTTGCCTGCCGACGTGCAGACCACCATCTCCCTGTACATGGGACTGGTGGGCGACCAGCCCGGCATCCTCCTAGAATCCGCCGAGGTGGACGGGCGGCTCGGCCGCTACTCCCTCATCGCTTTCGACTACCGGCTCATGCTCCACCCCGTGGACGGCAAGCTGGTGGTGGACATCAAGGACGACCGCCTGGCCCCGCTCAAGGAACTGGAGGGCATGGACTACCTCCCGGGCCTGAAGGAAGTCCTCAAGAATCTGACCATCGAACAGCGCACCACGGGCGGCAATCCCAGGGACGGCCTGCCCGGCCTGACGCGCGGCCTGTACGGCTACTTCGGCTACGGCACGGCGGGCATGTTCGAACGCAAGCTCAAGGACGTGTGCAAACCCGAGGACGCCGAAGCGTGCCTGATCCTGCCCGGCCAGCTGGTCCTCTTCGACCACCTGCGCCACTCCTGCTGCTACCTGAGCCTGGACGAAGGCGCGACCCCAAGGCCCGCCCCGGTCCAATGGAGCGCGGACCTGAACGCCCCGGAGGCGGGCGAGCCCACGGTGTTCCCCGGCAAGGAGGCGCACATGGCCACGGTCGAGCGCTGCAAGGAGCTCATCACCGAGGGCGAGTGCATCCAGGTAGTTCCGTCCATCCGGTTCTCGGTGCCCCTGTCCGACGAGCCGTTCAAGATCTACCGCAGGCTCCGGCAGGCCAACCCCTCGCCGTTTTTGTTCTACATGAAGTTCCCGGACAGCCCGACCATGGGCAAGACCCGCAACACCACCCTGCTCGGCTCCTCTCCCGAGATGATGGCCCGCAGCGCGGCCGGCCAGCTGGAAGTCCGGCCCATCGCCGGGACCCGGTGGCGCGGCGAGACCGAGGAGGAGGACAACCGGTTGGAAGCCGACCTCCTGGCCGATCCCAAGGAGCGGGCCGAGCACGTCATGCTCGTGGACCTCGGGCGCAACGACCTGGGGCGCATCTCCAAGCCCGGCACCGTGACCGTGGAGAAGTTCATGAACGTGGAGCGGTTCTCCCATGTCATGCACCTGACCTCCTACGTCCGGGGCCAGCTCAAGGACGGGCTGGACGCCATCGACGTGCTCCAGGCCACCTTCCCGGCGGGCACCCTGTCCGGCGCGCCCAAAATCCGGGCCATGGAGATCATCGCCGACGTGGAACCCCAGGAACGCGGCCCCTACGGCGGCTGCATCGGCTGGCTGGGCCTGGACGACGACGTGGTCTCGCTGGACACCGGCATCACCATCCGCTCCATGTGGATCCGCGACGGCCAGTGCCATTGGCAGGCCGGCGGCGGCATCGTCTACGACTCCGATCCCGAGGCGGAATGGAACGAATGCAACAACAAGGCCCGCGTGATCCTCGAGGTCATCACCGGCAAGGGAGGCACCGATGTTTTTGCTGATCGATAA
- a CDS encoding prephenate dehydrogenase, protein MAKAIDHITIVGADGQMGSRFSADFAGLGLTVTGLGRKSSDEDVRSALVGCDMLLLSVPVTAMDAVLDRVSPHLEAPTILCDVGSVKVRPVKAMVKRYQGPVVGTHPLFGAVIPEGFEPRVAVMPGRDRDKGAASLVADLFTRCGYTCFDSTPEGHDRAMAYIQGLNYTSTVAFLAAARDVDGIRDFVTPSFKRRLDAAAKMLTQDTELFEIISEANPFLQEVSRKFMSYLSLAAGGDLDLLADRAQWWWRNEESY, encoded by the coding sequence ATGGCAAAGGCAATCGACCATATCACCATCGTGGGTGCGGACGGGCAGATGGGCAGCCGCTTCTCGGCGGACTTCGCCGGACTCGGCCTGACCGTGACCGGGCTGGGCCGCAAGTCCTCGGACGAGGACGTGCGCTCGGCGCTCGTTGGCTGCGACATGCTCCTGCTCAGCGTGCCGGTCACGGCCATGGACGCCGTGCTCGACCGCGTCTCGCCCCACCTTGAGGCCCCGACCATCCTGTGCGACGTGGGCTCGGTGAAGGTCAGGCCGGTCAAGGCCATGGTCAAACGCTACCAGGGACCGGTGGTCGGCACCCACCCCCTGTTCGGCGCGGTCATCCCCGAGGGATTCGAGCCCAGGGTGGCGGTCATGCCCGGCCGCGACCGGGACAAGGGGGCGGCCTCCCTGGTCGCCGACCTGTTCACCCGCTGCGGCTACACCTGCTTCGACTCCACGCCCGAGGGCCACGACCGGGCCATGGCCTACATCCAGGGGCTGAACTACACCTCCACCGTGGCCTTCCTGGCCGCGGCCCGCGACGTGGACGGCATCCGGGATTTCGTCACCCCGTCCTTCAAGCGCAGGCTCGACGCGGCGGCCAAGATGCTCACCCAGGACACCGAGCTGTTCGAGATCATCTCCGAGGCCAACCCCTTTTTGCAGGAAGTCAGCCGCAAGTTCATGTCCTACCTCAGCCTGGCCGCCGGCGGCGATCTCGACCTGCTGGCCGACCGGGCCCAGTGGTGGTGGCGTAACGAAGAATCATATTAA
- the aroA gene encoding 3-phosphoshikimate 1-carboxyvinyltransferase yields MTKDPIIINAPASKSLSHRTLIAAALAKGVSEISSALDSDDITRTRGCLTACGASIVEKDGVLVVTGMEDGPEGGNADGKRKDEAPHELFMHESGTTCRLMTAVAAAGKGTFRVHGAPRMHERPMAELTGALSGLGTKFDFEGEKGFLPFVMTANGYKKKNVEITLEESSQYLSGLLLGAPMADHEVTITVTGKKAVSWPYVALTLRIMEDFKAGFSVEVLEGREWKPVPWRSIKHVTPGHVRFIVRPTGYQNTGYAVEGDWSNASYFLAAGAVGPRPVMIKGLAADSLQGDRAIMDILSQMGASIKVNFDGILVEPGRLRGVEVDMGRCPDLVPTVSAVAAFASSPTTITNVAHLRIKETDRLAACAAEVARTGCETETTDDSLIIRPSALPRGREVEFKTYNDHRLAMSMSLFELADMKVSLDNPACVGKSFPGFFDEWKKITG; encoded by the coding sequence ATGACCAAGGACCCGATCATCATCAACGCCCCGGCCAGCAAGTCACTCTCCCACCGCACCCTGATCGCGGCCGCCCTGGCCAAGGGGGTGTCCGAGATATCCTCGGCGCTCGACTCCGATGACATCACCCGCACCCGGGGCTGCCTGACCGCCTGCGGCGCGTCCATCGTGGAAAAGGACGGCGTGCTCGTGGTCACGGGCATGGAGGACGGACCCGAGGGGGGCAACGCGGACGGCAAGCGCAAGGACGAGGCCCCGCACGAACTGTTCATGCACGAGTCCGGGACCACCTGCCGGTTGATGACCGCCGTGGCCGCCGCGGGCAAGGGGACCTTCCGGGTCCACGGCGCGCCGCGCATGCACGAGCGGCCCATGGCCGAGCTGACCGGCGCCCTGTCCGGACTGGGAACCAAATTCGACTTCGAGGGCGAGAAGGGCTTCCTGCCCTTTGTCATGACCGCCAACGGATACAAGAAAAAAAATGTGGAAATCACCCTGGAGGAGAGCAGCCAGTATTTGTCCGGCCTGCTCCTGGGCGCACCCATGGCCGACCATGAGGTCACCATCACCGTGACCGGCAAAAAGGCCGTGTCCTGGCCCTACGTGGCCCTGACCCTGCGGATCATGGAGGACTTCAAGGCGGGCTTTTCCGTGGAGGTCCTAGAAGGCAGGGAGTGGAAGCCCGTACCCTGGCGCTCCATCAAGCACGTGACCCCGGGCCACGTCCGGTTCATCGTCCGGCCCACCGGGTACCAGAACACCGGCTACGCGGTGGAGGGCGACTGGTCCAACGCCAGCTATTTCCTGGCCGCCGGGGCCGTTGGACCGCGCCCGGTGATGATCAAGGGGTTGGCCGCCGACTCCCTCCAGGGCGACCGGGCGATCATGGACATCCTCAGCCAGATGGGGGCGTCCATCAAGGTCAATTTCGACGGCATCCTGGTGGAGCCGGGCAGGCTGCGCGGCGTGGAGGTGGACATGGGCCGCTGCCCGGACCTGGTGCCCACCGTGTCCGCCGTGGCCGCCTTCGCCTCCTCACCGACCACCATCACGAACGTGGCCCATCTGCGCATCAAGGAGACGGACCGGCTGGCGGCCTGCGCCGCGGAAGTGGCCCGCACCGGGTGCGAGACCGAGACCACCGACGATTCGCTGATCATCCGGCCCAGCGCCCTGCCGCGCGGCCGCGAAGTGGAGTTCAAGACCTACAACGACCATCGGCTGGCCATGTCCATGTCCCTGTTCGAGCTGGCCGACATGAAGGTCTCCCTTGACAATCCGGCCTGCGTCGGCAAATCATTCCCGGGCTTCTTCGACGAGTGGAAGAAGATCACCGGCTAA
- the pheA gene encoding prephenate dehydratase — protein sequence MADTKDQNDIPDLGELRESIDELDKRIVDLLNKRAEVSLSVGRYKAATGEAIYKPFREQEVMDKIANSSPGPLPDRHLRTIYREIMSSSRHLQRPERVVYLGPEGTFSYFAAIEHMGSSASLTPKSNFEEIFRAVAEEGAELGVIPLENSIEGTVGQVVDLFMKYKVYIQAEVFSRISHCLISHADKVDDVEVIYSHPQPLGQCRDWLHSNLRDVPTIPMESTAEAAEVVAGKKSAAVIGHRKLADMHGMNVLAESIEDLPDNWTRFVIIGAAPSREDRRDKTSILFTTPNRPGALARVLTTLAHQGINVTKLESRPFRGEKWKYVFFADLACDLGGGRYEDVLEDIREQCLTLRVLGTYPTQEELQ from the coding sequence ATGGCTGACACGAAAGACCAGAACGACATCCCCGATCTCGGGGAGCTGCGCGAATCCATCGACGAACTCGACAAGCGGATCGTGGACCTGCTCAACAAGCGGGCCGAGGTGTCCCTGAGCGTGGGCCGGTACAAGGCGGCCACGGGCGAGGCCATCTACAAGCCGTTCCGCGAGCAGGAGGTCATGGACAAAATCGCCAACTCCTCGCCCGGCCCGCTGCCGGACAGGCACCTGCGGACCATCTACCGCGAGATCATGAGCTCGTCGCGCCATTTGCAGCGGCCCGAGCGCGTGGTCTACCTCGGCCCCGAAGGCACCTTTTCCTATTTCGCGGCCATCGAGCACATGGGCTCGTCCGCCTCGCTGACGCCCAAGTCCAATTTCGAGGAGATATTCCGGGCCGTGGCCGAGGAAGGGGCCGAGCTGGGGGTCATCCCGCTGGAGAACTCCATCGAGGGCACCGTGGGCCAGGTGGTGGACCTGTTCATGAAGTACAAGGTCTACATCCAGGCCGAGGTCTTCAGCCGCATCAGCCATTGCCTCATCTCCCACGCCGACAAGGTGGACGACGTGGAGGTCATCTACTCCCACCCGCAGCCGCTGGGCCAGTGCCGCGACTGGCTGCACTCGAACCTGCGCGACGTGCCGACCATCCCCATGGAGTCCACGGCCGAGGCCGCCGAGGTGGTGGCGGGCAAGAAATCCGCCGCCGTGATCGGCCACCGCAAGCTGGCGGACATGCACGGCATGAACGTGCTGGCCGAATCCATCGAGGATTTGCCGGACAACTGGACCCGCTTCGTGATCATCGGCGCGGCTCCGTCCCGGGAGGACCGGCGCGACAAGACCTCGATCCTGTTCACCACGCCCAACCGCCCGGGCGCGCTGGCCCGGGTGTTGACCACCCTGGCCCACCAGGGCATCAATGTGACCAAGCTCGAATCCCGTCCCTTCCGGGGCGAGAAGTGGAAATACGTCTTTTTCGCCGACCTGGCCTGCGACCTGGGCGGCGGCCGGTACGAGGACGTGCTGGAAGACATCCGCGAACAATGCCTGACCCTGCGCGTGCTCGGCACGTACCCCACCCAGGAGGAACTGCAATGA